One window from the genome of Salvelinus namaycush isolate Seneca chromosome 19, SaNama_1.0, whole genome shotgun sequence encodes:
- the LOC120064417 gene encoding activin receptor type-1-like, with amino-acid sequence MLDDDMFILVFILLVLPSSSVEDKGNASDYECVCDGPSCDSGDRCIGQQCFSAVSIQNATFFRRKGCIVGLGEGSISCGSPPSHNLTVECCHGDLCNMNVTVADPERDGEVAPALQDDECVCEGRSCEGRERCTGQRCFSSVKISDGYVGHQKGCLQDDDQGRATCATPPSPSHIVKCCQGHLCNMNVTVEAPAKEEKVKTASEHECVCKGQSCATGQRCMGQHCFSSLTVSDGALVYQKGCFKVYEQSRMTCKTPPSRDQIVECCQGHLCNMNITVELPVIASNLPNYSLTTLAIVIVAPVIVLVVLSGIAILVFRRIHQNQMERLTAREAEYGTIDGLIASNVGESTLADLLDHSCTSGSGSGLPFLVQRTVARQITLNECVGKGRYGEVWRGQWQGESVAVKIFSSRDEKSWFRETEIYNTVLLRHQNILGFIASDMTSRNSSTQLWLITHFHEMGSLYDYLQLSTLDTASCLRMALSIASGLAHLHVEIFGTQGKPAIAHRDLKSKNILVNKNGQCCIADLGLAVMHFQDTNELDVGNNPKVGTKRYMAPEVLDDSIQMDCFESFKRVDIWAFGLVLWEIARRTVSNGIVEDYKPPFHDVVPSDPSFEDMKKVVCVDQQRPNIPNRWFSDPTLTSISKLMKECWYQNPSARLTALRIKKTLTKIDNSLDKMKADC; translated from the exons ATGTTAGATGACGACATGTTTATTCTGGTCTTCATACTTCTGGTTTTACCCTCTTCCAGTGTGGAAG ATAAGGGCAACGCGAGCGACTATGAGTGTGTTTGCGACGGGCCGTCATGCGACAGCGGAGACCGTTGTATTGGCCAGCAGTGCTTCTCGGCCGTCTCCATCCAGAACGCCACGTTCTTCCGACGGAAGGGGTGCATTGTGGGGCTTGGCGAAGGGTCCATAAGCTGCGGAAGTCCCCCGTCCCATAACTTGACTGTGGAGTGCTGCCATGGCGACCTTTGTAACATGAATGTCACAGTGGCAGACCCAGAGAGAG ATGGGGAAGTGGCGCCTGCCTTGCAAGacgatgagtgtgtgtgtgaaggacgGTCATGTGAGGGCAGGGAGCGCTGTACAGGCCAGCGGTGTTTCTCCTCTGTGAAGATCAGTGACGGGTATGTGGGTCACCAGAAGGGCTGCCTTCAGGATGACGACCAGGGGAGAGCCACCTGtgccacccctccctctcccagccaCATAGTCAAGTGTTGCCAGGGGCACCTGTGTAACATGAACGTCACCGTGGAAGCACCAGCAAAAG AGGAGAAAGTGAAGACCGCCAGCGAGCACGAGTGCGTGTGCAAGGGGCAGTCGTGTGCCACCGGGCAGCGCTGCATGGGCCAGCACTGTTTCTCCAGTCTGACAGTCAGCGACGGAGCCCTGGTCTACCAGAAGGGCTGCTTCAAGGTGTACGAGCAGAGCAGGATGACCTGCAAGACGCCGCCCTCCCGCGACCAGATCGTGGAGTGCTGCCAGGGCCACCTGTGTAACATGAACATCACTGTGGAGCTGCCTGTTATAG CAAGCAACCTGCCCAACTACAGCTTGACTACATTGGCCATCGTCATCGTGGCTCCGGTCATCGTGCTCGTCGTCCTCTCTGGCATCGCCATCCTGGTGTTCAGACGCATCCACCAGAACCAGATGGAGAGGCTGACGGCCCGGGAAGCTGAGTACGGCACCATAGACGGCCTCATCGCCTCCAACGTGGGGGAGAGTACACTGGCG GATTTGCTGGACCACTCGTGTACGTCTGGAAGCGGCTCCGGACTCCCCTTCCTCGTTCAGAGAACTGTCGCCCGACAAATCACGCTCAACGAGTGTGTGG GTAAGGGGCGCTATGGTGAGGTGTGGCGGGGCCAGTGGCAAGGGGAGAGTGTGGCTGTGAAAATATTCTCCTCCAGAGATGAGAAGTCCTGGTTCAGAGAGACTGAGATCTACAACACAGTGCTGCTGAGGCACCAAAACATCCTGG GCTTCATCGCTTCGGACATGACTTCCCGAAACTCGAGCACCCAGCTGTGGCTGATCACCCACTTCCACGAGATGGGCTCCCTGTATGACTACCTGCAGCTGAGCACCCTGGACACAGCCAGCTGTCTGCGCATGGCCTTGTCCATCGCCAGCGGCCTGGCACACCTCCACGTGGAGATCTTCGGCACCCAGGGAAAGCCGGCCATCGCCCACCGAGACCTTAAGAGCAAAAACATACTTGTCAACAAGAACGGCCAGTGCTGCATCGCCGACCTGG GTCTCGCTGTGATGCATTTCCAAGACACAAACGAGTTAGACGTGGGAAACAACCCTAAAGTAGGCACGAAGCGCTACATGGCCCCAGAGGTCCTGGACGACTCCATCCAGATGGACTGCTTTGAGTCCTTCAAGAGAGTGGACATCTGGGCCTTTGGCCTGGTCCTGTGGGAGATCGCCAGGAGGACGGTCAGCAATG GCATTGTAGAGGACTACAAACCTCCCTTCCATGACGTGGTGCCCAGTGACCCCAGCTTTGAAGACATGAAGAAGGTTGTGTGTGTGGACCAGCAGAGACCCAACATCCCCAACAGATGGTTCTCAGACCCA ACTTTAACGTCCATCTCGAAACTTATGAAGGAGTGCTGGTATCAGAATCCCTCTGCCAGATTAACGGCGCTACGCATCAAAAAGACTCTGACAAAAATCGACAACTCTCTGGACAAAATGAAAGCGGACTGTTGA